One genomic region from Thunnus maccoyii chromosome 16, fThuMac1.1, whole genome shotgun sequence encodes:
- the hikeshi gene encoding protein Hikeshi, with translation MFGCLVAGRLVQTDAVQVSSDKFVFNLPDYETVNHVVVFMLGTVPFPADMGGAVYFSFPDPASGGPVWQLLGFITNDKPSAIFKISGLKAGEGGAHPFGSMASSSSSSSMAQVGVSVEPLQQLVQQIPVSGAAVSTVDSFMQFTQKMLDSLFNFAASFAVSQRQMTPNPAETFIPSSCILKWYENFQRRMSQNPNFWKN, from the coding sequence ATGTTCGGCTGTTTGGTTGCTGGCAGGTTGGTGCAGACGGACGCGGTGCAGGTCTCCTCGGATAAGTTCGTGTTCAACCTGCCGGACTATGAGACGGTGAACCACGTGGTGGTGTTCATGCTGGGCACGGTGCCGTTCCCCGCGGACATGGGCGGCGCCGTCTACTTCTCCTTCCCGGACCCGGCAAGCGGCGGCCCGGTGTGGCAGCTGCTCGGCTTCATCACCAACGACAAGCCCAGCGCCATCTTCAAGATCTCCGGGCTGAAGGCCGGGGAGGGCGGCGCGCACCCCTTCGGCTCgatggcctcctcctcctcctcttcctccatggCTCAGGTCGGTGTGTCGGTGGAGCCGCTGCAGCAGCTGGTGCAGCAGATCCCGGTGTCCGGTGCCGCCGTTTCTACCGTGGACTCCTTCATGCAGTTCACGCAGAAGATGCTGGACAGTCTGTTCAACTTCGCCGCGTCCTTCGCCGTGTCGCAGCGGCAGATGACGCCGAACCCCGCGGAGACCTTCATCCCGTCCAGCTGCATCCTCAAGTGGTATGAAAACTTCCAGAGACGGATGTCCCAGAACCCGAACTTCTGGAAAAACTAA